In Halorubrum sp. PV6, a single window of DNA contains:
- a CDS encoding type II/IV secretion system ATPase subunit produces MTDGPTLQIVDDAEDDPGGAVPAPVPPDDPEAWYAPAVRAQYESEPGVVATIRERDGGRFGYDVREPPLSTADERALDRVRDHFSDVRHRRPLTRVGVVERAESGFEPKYERALTRLIDASAAARRRIDYHALRDLRLLGDVTPLALDDRIEVADVGDERELVVHTETFAPLETGIDADAEHVERVAAERLARYAVDFAGLSVDVVVARERLLGSDAFETKYAVREPDLLPGDEALIAECKERIWETTVNGVVDDREAFVAEHARRFLSRRLTARNTRAWLGAAAHRVRSALADRGLAVPPVDSRYARDRLDDLAYYVLRDFVGEGILTVPIRDPNLEDVEANRVGERVKVVPRPSIVAHGDGDAPTPDAGTRVPTNLAFEDETAFVNVVTGLAARDGTELNASTPSAKVNLDVDGVDETIRCAVALPVISEGGPHVSIRKQSADALTPVDLIDRGTLGPDLVTLLWLLYERRGVVLFAGPTGVGKTTLLNAHTPFIPFDDRPVSIDEGSREVRLPHETGVSLTTRDHEDAYKAVSMSELMAEANYLNPDVEVIAEINTPASFETFAETLNTGHGVIGTTHAEDVEALVNRVIERGVPAYLLREVDVVVFPQQVDGERYVSRAVELLSEAEYDALDPEAKRSPTGNPRHGGAGVIEKGAEPVYYNTIAWRDPDGAFRFPGAPGRSDAGGAGSPSRGASSASSASRDDRRLHALARIADHTDRDRAAVEAEFASKRRYVEYLAREGVDDFDALFEFLADLRTDEAATVERAARTMGGGGAGGSTAREPTPETEPATGEDRP; encoded by the coding sequence GTGACCGACGGACCCACCCTCCAGATCGTCGACGACGCGGAAGACGATCCGGGCGGCGCGGTCCCCGCGCCGGTGCCCCCCGACGACCCCGAGGCGTGGTACGCGCCGGCGGTCCGCGCCCAGTACGAGTCCGAGCCGGGCGTCGTCGCGACGATTCGTGAGCGCGACGGCGGCCGCTTCGGGTACGACGTGCGCGAGCCGCCGCTGTCGACGGCCGACGAGCGCGCGCTCGACCGCGTTCGCGACCACTTCTCCGACGTTCGCCACCGACGACCGCTCACGCGCGTCGGCGTCGTCGAGCGAGCCGAGTCGGGGTTCGAGCCGAAGTACGAGCGGGCGCTCACCCGCCTGATCGACGCGAGCGCGGCGGCGCGGCGCCGGATCGACTACCACGCGCTGCGGGACCTCAGACTGCTCGGCGACGTGACGCCGCTCGCCTTGGACGACCGGATCGAGGTGGCCGACGTCGGCGACGAGCGCGAACTGGTCGTCCACACCGAGACGTTCGCGCCCCTCGAAACCGGCATCGACGCCGACGCCGAGCACGTCGAGCGGGTCGCCGCAGAGCGGCTCGCCCGGTACGCGGTCGACTTCGCGGGCCTGTCCGTCGACGTGGTCGTCGCTCGCGAGCGGCTCCTCGGCTCGGACGCGTTCGAGACGAAGTACGCCGTCCGGGAGCCGGACCTCCTCCCCGGCGACGAGGCGCTGATAGCGGAGTGTAAAGAGCGGATCTGGGAGACGACCGTCAACGGCGTCGTCGACGACCGCGAGGCGTTCGTCGCCGAACACGCCCGCCGGTTCCTCTCTCGACGGCTCACGGCGCGTAACACTCGCGCGTGGCTCGGCGCGGCGGCCCACCGCGTCCGCTCCGCGCTGGCCGACCGGGGCCTCGCCGTCCCGCCGGTCGACTCGCGGTACGCCCGCGATCGGCTCGACGACCTGGCGTACTACGTCCTCCGCGACTTCGTCGGCGAGGGCATCCTGACGGTGCCGATCCGCGACCCGAACTTAGAGGACGTCGAGGCCAACCGCGTCGGCGAGCGCGTGAAGGTCGTCCCTCGGCCGTCCATCGTGGCGCACGGCGACGGCGACGCGCCGACTCCGGACGCGGGCACCCGCGTCCCGACGAACCTCGCGTTCGAGGACGAGACCGCGTTCGTCAACGTCGTCACCGGGCTGGCGGCCCGCGACGGCACCGAACTCAACGCGTCGACGCCGTCGGCGAAGGTGAACCTCGACGTCGACGGCGTCGACGAGACGATCCGGTGTGCGGTCGCGCTCCCGGTCATCTCGGAGGGCGGCCCACACGTCTCGATCCGCAAGCAGAGTGCGGACGCCTTGACGCCCGTCGACCTCATCGACCGCGGGACGCTCGGTCCCGACCTGGTCACGCTCCTGTGGCTGCTGTACGAACGCCGGGGCGTCGTCCTCTTCGCCGGGCCGACCGGCGTGGGGAAGACGACCCTGCTCAACGCCCACACCCCCTTCATCCCGTTCGACGACCGCCCCGTCTCGATCGACGAGGGGTCCCGCGAGGTCCGGCTCCCGCACGAGACCGGCGTGTCGCTCACGACGCGCGACCACGAGGACGCGTACAAGGCCGTGAGCATGTCCGAACTGATGGCCGAGGCGAACTACTTGAACCCCGACGTGGAGGTGATAGCCGAGATCAACACGCCCGCGAGCTTCGAGACCTTTGCGGAGACGCTCAACACCGGCCACGGCGTGATCGGGACCACTCACGCCGAAGACGTGGAGGCGCTCGTCAACCGGGTCATCGAGCGCGGGGTCCCGGCGTACCTCTTGCGAGAGGTCGACGTGGTCGTCTTCCCCCAGCAGGTCGACGGCGAGCGCTACGTCTCGCGGGCGGTCGAACTGCTCTCCGAGGCGGAGTACGACGCCCTCGACCCCGAGGCGAAGCGCAGTCCGACGGGGAACCCCAGACACGGCGGCGCCGGCGTCATTGAAAAGGGAGCGGAACCCGTCTACTACAACACCATCGCGTGGCGCGACCCCGACGGCGCGTTCCGGTTTCCGGGTGCACCGGGCCGGTCCGACGCCGGCGGCGCCGGGTCCCCCTCCCGCGGCGCTTCGAGCGCTTCGAGCGCGTCGCGCGACGACCGCCGCCTCCACGCCCTCGCCCGTATCGCCGATCACACCGACCGCGACCGCGCCGCCGTCGAGGCCGAGTTCGCGTCCAAGCGCCGGTACGTCGAGTACCTCGCGCGCGAGGGGGTCGACGACTTCGACGCGCTGTTCGAGTTCCTTGCGGACCTCCGGACCGACGAGGCCGCCACGGTCGAGCGCGCCGCCCGCACGATGGGCGGCGGGGGCGCCGGCGGTTCGACGGCGCGAGAGCCGACGCCCGAAACCGAGCCCGCGACCGGGGAGGACCGCCCGTGA
- a CDS encoding type II secretion system F family protein, translating into MTDSSLGRADAGESPGRGRALDAAETDGFTRAADASVVDRVLYALFARHASDRRHDADRKRYRGTALDTGFETYLSRVYGLSWLVCLVVILPTLLVAASSAPSLLAAADARLGARVPVPFGSLSADRVAVVVAGVAGFLAKRATVRLGGLHLRWLTVTRRTDIERTLPPAVRYLELLAAGSDGPREMVAKAAAADAYGATATSLRKALNAARLAGSLDEGLRRVARDTPSRELLAPFLLKFRKHAATGDAALAEYLRTERRMLAHRQDRARKRARRFLELLTELFVVVLVLPALLVIAATALTVVVPELLPPVDTPVGVVPTRAVVLYGAVCFLVVIGLLGAVAVGTLRPPSQRASYDLPATPRAVVASAGRNPASAAVVSLPPAALLAVALAFAGYTLVNVGLLSYAAFAVPVGAVAGRRTRIDDAKDRELADFVHAVSGHVAQGRPFPAAVEAVARDADLGVLDDDVADLAFALRSTTATGDATRAEQAAATTGSVDVRAAAIDRFVERVGTPLAEGTLDLVTDALDAGSDADAVFETLRIEVGRLYSEQRALRSSMHPYVAVGWAAAALVAGVVAVVNTQVIDTARLAALAGATDLVAEPETVLPELERFRLYVVTQATMLASGWFAGTASRGRYQALFHSGLLVALCYAVFTAGGLL; encoded by the coding sequence GTGACCGACTCGTCGCTCGGGCGCGCGGACGCCGGCGAGTCGCCGGGACGCGGCCGCGCGCTCGACGCCGCCGAGACCGACGGGTTCACCCGTGCCGCCGACGCCTCGGTGGTCGACCGCGTGCTGTACGCCCTGTTCGCGCGGCACGCGAGCGACCGCCGGCACGACGCCGACCGGAAGCGCTACCGCGGCACCGCCCTCGACACGGGGTTCGAGACCTACCTGTCGCGCGTGTACGGGCTCTCGTGGCTCGTCTGTCTCGTCGTCATCCTCCCGACGCTCCTCGTCGCCGCGTCGAGCGCCCCGAGCCTGCTCGCGGCGGCCGACGCCCGCCTCGGCGCGCGCGTGCCGGTCCCGTTCGGGTCGCTGTCGGCCGACCGCGTGGCGGTCGTCGTCGCCGGCGTCGCCGGGTTCCTCGCGAAGCGCGCGACGGTGCGGCTCGGCGGGCTCCACCTCCGGTGGCTCACCGTGACGCGCCGGACCGACATCGAGCGGACGCTCCCGCCCGCGGTCCGGTACCTCGAACTGCTCGCGGCCGGGAGCGACGGCCCCCGAGAGATGGTCGCGAAGGCGGCCGCCGCCGACGCGTACGGCGCGACCGCCACCTCGCTCCGGAAGGCGCTCAACGCCGCGCGGCTCGCCGGGAGCCTCGACGAGGGGCTGCGCCGGGTCGCCCGCGACACCCCCTCGCGAGAGCTGCTCGCGCCGTTCCTGCTCAAGTTCCGCAAGCACGCGGCGACCGGCGACGCGGCGCTCGCGGAGTACCTCCGGACGGAGCGGCGGATGCTGGCTCACCGGCAGGACCGCGCTCGCAAGCGCGCCCGCCGGTTCCTCGAACTCCTCACCGAACTGTTCGTCGTCGTGTTGGTGTTGCCGGCGCTGCTCGTCATCGCCGCCACCGCGCTCACCGTCGTCGTCCCCGAGCTGCTCCCGCCGGTCGACACGCCGGTCGGGGTGGTGCCGACGCGGGCGGTCGTCCTCTACGGGGCCGTCTGCTTCCTCGTCGTCATCGGGCTCCTCGGCGCGGTCGCGGTCGGCACGCTCCGTCCCCCGAGCCAGCGCGCGAGCTACGACCTGCCGGCGACGCCCCGCGCTGTCGTCGCCTCCGCGGGGCGGAACCCGGCGAGCGCGGCGGTGGTCTCGCTCCCGCCCGCCGCGCTGCTCGCCGTCGCGCTCGCGTTCGCCGGCTACACGCTCGTCAACGTGGGGCTCTTATCGTACGCCGCCTTCGCGGTCCCCGTCGGTGCGGTCGCCGGGAGACGCACCCGGATCGACGACGCGAAGGACCGCGAACTGGCGGACTTCGTCCACGCCGTCTCGGGTCACGTCGCGCAGGGCCGTCCCTTCCCGGCCGCCGTCGAGGCGGTCGCGCGCGACGCGGACCTCGGCGTGCTCGACGACGACGTGGCGGACCTCGCGTTCGCGCTCCGGTCGACGACCGCGACGGGAGACGCGACGCGAGCGGAGCAGGCCGCCGCGACGACGGGCTCGGTCGACGTTCGCGCGGCCGCCATCGACCGGTTCGTCGAGCGCGTCGGCACCCCGCTCGCCGAGGGGACGCTCGACCTCGTCACCGACGCGTTAGACGCCGGTAGCGACGCGGACGCGGTGTTCGAGACGCTCCGGATCGAGGTCGGGCGACTCTACAGCGAGCAGCGCGCGCTCCGCTCGTCGATGCACCCGTACGTCGCGGTCGGCTGGGCGGCGGCCGCGCTGGTCGCGGGGGTCGTCGCCGTCGTCAACACGCAGGTGATAGACACCGCGCGGCTCGCCGCGCTCGCCGGCGCGACGGACCTTGTGGCCGAACCGGAGACGGTGCTGCCGGAGTTAGAGCGGTTCCGCCTGTACGTCGTCACGCAGGCCACGATGCTCGCCTCCGGGTGGTTCGCCGGCACCGCCTCTCGCGGGCGGTACCAGGCGCTCTTCCACTCCGGCCTGCTCGTCGCGCTCTGTTACGCCGTCTTCACGGCCGGCGGGCTGCTCTGA
- a CDS encoding nicotinate-nucleotide--dimethylbenzimidazole phosphoribosyltransferase — translation MTDATLAVVAGATETAAIEGISAAGADPTLRRHTPSADLEIVADGRPGADSPVPVSPSGCPTPAVVTRAVRELSEIRFVGVAAGLAVPTAPASAPTLDANATPGGDVRTAEPVPDAETVFERGRELAGRIGADSAAGDAPGELLVGETIPGGTTTALGVLTALGERPVVSSSLAANPVARKRAVVEEGLAASGLAPGDAAGDPVEAIRLMGDPVLAAAAGLVVGAVDRGVDVTLAGGTQLATVAALARHAGVDRRLPLATTTFVADDPTADVARLADDLDLALTATDPAFDASDHPAMRAYARGEAKEGVGMGGALALGDRAGVSNAALRERVAAITDRLLAERGDERTAADAARGDAP, via the coding sequence GTGACCGACGCGACGCTCGCGGTCGTCGCCGGCGCGACCGAGACGGCCGCCATCGAGGGCATAAGCGCCGCGGGCGCCGATCCGACGCTCCGCCGACACACGCCGAGCGCGGACCTCGAAATCGTCGCCGACGGCCGGCCCGGCGCCGACTCGCCCGTCCCGGTCAGCCCGTCCGGCTGTCCGACGCCGGCGGTCGTCACCCGCGCGGTCCGAGAACTCTCCGAAATACGCTTCGTCGGCGTCGCCGCCGGACTCGCCGTCCCGACCGCACCGGCCTCGGCGCCGACGCTCGACGCGAACGCGACCCCCGGCGGCGACGTCCGGACGGCGGAGCCGGTCCCCGACGCGGAAACCGTCTTCGAGCGCGGCCGCGAACTGGCCGGGCGAATCGGAGCCGACTCGGCCGCCGGCGACGCCCCCGGCGAACTCCTCGTCGGCGAGACGATTCCCGGCGGGACGACGACCGCGCTCGGCGTCCTGACCGCGCTCGGCGAGCGCCCGGTCGTCTCCTCGTCGCTGGCGGCGAACCCCGTCGCGCGGAAGCGGGCGGTCGTCGAGGAGGGGCTGGCCGCGAGCGGGCTCGCGCCCGGCGACGCGGCCGGCGACCCGGTCGAGGCGATCCGGCTGATGGGCGACCCCGTGCTCGCCGCGGCCGCGGGCCTCGTCGTCGGCGCCGTCGACCGCGGCGTCGACGTGACCCTCGCCGGGGGCACCCAGCTGGCGACGGTCGCCGCGCTGGCGCGCCACGCGGGCGTCGACCGGCGGCTCCCGCTGGCGACGACGACGTTCGTCGCCGACGATCCGACCGCCGACGTCGCGCGCCTCGCCGACGACCTGGACCTGGCGCTGACCGCGACCGATCCCGCCTTCGACGCGAGCGACCACCCGGCGATGCGGGCGTACGCCCGCGGCGAGGCGAAGGAGGGCGTCGGGATGGGCGGCGCGCTGGCGCTCGGCGACCGCGCGGGGGTCTCGAACGCCGCCCTGCGCGAGCGCGTCGCCGCGATCACCGACCGACTGCTCGCCGAACGCGGCGACGAGCGAACCGCGGCGGACGCGGCGAGGGGTGACGCCCCGTGA
- a CDS encoding cobyrinic acid a,c-diamide synthase: MKGVVLGGVRSGVGKTVATLAAIRALDGAGRAVQPAKAGPDFIDPSHHERVAGRPSRTLDLWLQGADGLRRNYARGEGDVCVVEGVMGLYDGDGSSTAAVAEALDLPVVLVVDASAGMESVAATALGFRAYAERAGRDVDVAGVIAQRAHGGRHEDGIRDALPDELAYVGRIPPNDELSVPERHLGLHMGAESPVPEDALDAAAEGLRTERLLDIAREPTGVPEPTERAEPTGDDRPRVAVARDDAFRFLYPATVERLRERAVVEPFAPTAGDPLPPSDGVYLPGGYPELHAADLARGPALDDLAAAAAEGVPVLGECGGLMALAESLTTAEGETHAMAGVLPADVRMRDRYQALDHVELRARRDAPTAVTGETLRGHEFHYSTTDVASDARFAFDVERGTGIDGDREGLIEHRTLGTYCHVHPESGAFDAFLDGL, translated from the coding sequence GTGAAGGGGGTCGTCCTCGGCGGGGTGCGCTCCGGGGTCGGCAAGACCGTCGCGACGCTCGCGGCGATCCGCGCGCTCGACGGCGCCGGGCGCGCAGTTCAGCCCGCGAAGGCCGGGCCCGACTTCATCGACCCGAGCCACCACGAACGCGTCGCGGGGCGCCCCTCGCGAACGCTCGACCTGTGGCTGCAGGGGGCGGACGGGCTCCGCCGGAACTACGCCCGCGGCGAGGGCGACGTCTGCGTCGTCGAGGGCGTGATGGGGCTGTACGACGGCGACGGGTCGAGCACGGCGGCGGTCGCCGAGGCGCTCGATCTGCCGGTCGTGCTCGTCGTCGACGCGAGCGCGGGCATGGAGAGCGTCGCCGCGACCGCGCTCGGCTTCCGGGCGTACGCGGAGCGCGCCGGCCGCGACGTCGACGTCGCCGGCGTGATCGCTCAGCGCGCGCACGGCGGCCGCCACGAGGACGGGATCCGCGACGCGCTCCCGGACGAACTGGCCTACGTCGGTCGGATCCCGCCGAACGACGAGCTCTCCGTCCCCGAGCGCCACCTCGGGCTCCACATGGGCGCGGAGTCGCCGGTGCCCGAGGACGCCCTCGACGCGGCCGCCGAGGGGCTCCGAACCGAGCGCCTGCTCGACATCGCGCGCGAGCCGACCGGCGTCCCCGAGCCGACCGAACGGGCGGAGCCGACCGGCGACGACCGCCCCCGCGTCGCGGTCGCCCGCGACGACGCCTTCCGGTTCCTGTATCCCGCGACCGTCGAGCGCCTGCGCGAGCGCGCGGTCGTCGAGCCGTTCGCGCCGACCGCGGGCGACCCGCTCCCGCCCTCTGACGGCGTCTATCTCCCCGGCGGCTATCCGGAACTCCACGCCGCCGACCTCGCTCGGGGCCCGGCGCTCGACGACCTCGCAGCCGCGGCCGCCGAGGGCGTCCCGGTCCTCGGCGAGTGCGGCGGGCTGATGGCGCTCGCCGAGTCGCTGACGACCGCCGAGGGCGAGACGCACGCGATGGCTGGCGTCCTGCCGGCCGACGTGCGCATGCGCGACCGGTACCAGGCGCTCGATCACGTCGAACTGCGGGCGCGGCGGGACGCCCCGACTGCTGTGACGGGCGAGACCCTGCGGGGTCACGAGTTCCACTACTCGACCACGGATGTCGCCAGCGACGCGCGGTTCGCCTTCGACGTGGAGCGGGGGACCGGGATCGACGGCGACCGCGAGGGACTGATCGAACACCGAACGCTCGGAACGTACTGTCACGTCCACCCGGAGAGCGGGGCGTTCGACGCGTTCCTCGACGGGCTGTGA
- a CDS encoding CobD/CbiB family cobalamin biosynthesis protein, with product MATGPLLVALALAVALDAAFAEPPTRVHPVALFGSVVGRFDRPWAHPRAVGVAVAGGLPLAAAALAGGVVAAAALCSTALAALVAGAILFISVSLRLLLSTTAEVVELSETDLAAAREALRALAGRDATDLSPGQVRSAAVESAAENLADGFVAPLAGFVLGATLGVALGGSGGSLPLAAGVAGAAWVKAVNTLDSMLGYRSTPTGWASARLDDAAMLLPARATAGCLAVAAGSFGAPRRAAAWARAPSSPNSGWPMATAAAALDVRLAKPGHYVLNPAANFPEVADGERAVRLVGVGGGVAVVVAVGWLVAVGWLVAVGWRPPTGRALATDVLIGVAGWS from the coding sequence ATGGCGACCGGACCCCTGCTCGTCGCGCTGGCGCTCGCCGTCGCCCTCGACGCCGCGTTCGCGGAGCCGCCGACGCGGGTCCACCCCGTCGCCCTGTTCGGGTCGGTCGTCGGGCGCTTCGACCGGCCCTGGGCGCACCCGCGAGCCGTCGGCGTCGCGGTCGCGGGCGGACTCCCGCTCGCCGCCGCGGCGCTCGCGGGCGGGGTCGTCGCGGCCGCCGCGCTGTGCTCCACCGCGCTCGCCGCCCTCGTCGCGGGCGCGATCCTTTTTATATCCGTCAGCCTCCGGCTGCTCCTCTCGACGACGGCCGAGGTCGTCGAACTGAGCGAGACCGACCTCGCCGCCGCCCGAGAGGCGCTGCGCGCGCTCGCCGGCCGAGACGCGACCGACCTCTCGCCGGGGCAAGTCCGGAGCGCGGCGGTCGAGAGCGCGGCCGAGAACCTCGCCGACGGCTTCGTCGCGCCGCTTGCCGGGTTCGTCCTCGGCGCGACGCTCGGCGTCGCTCTCGGCGGCTCCGGCGGGTCCCTCCCGCTCGCCGCCGGGGTCGCCGGCGCGGCGTGGGTCAAGGCCGTGAACACGCTCGACTCGATGCTCGGCTATCGCTCGACGCCGACCGGGTGGGCGAGCGCCCGGCTCGACGACGCCGCGATGCTCCTCCCGGCCCGCGCGACCGCCGGCTGTCTCGCGGTCGCCGCCGGGTCGTTCGGGGCTCCTCGCCGGGCCGCGGCGTGGGCGCGGGCGCCGTCGTCGCCGAACTCCGGGTGGCCCATGGCGACCGCGGCCGCCGCGCTCGACGTGCGGCTGGCCAAGCCCGGCCACTACGTCCTCAACCCGGCCGCGAACTTCCCAGAGGTCGCCGACGGGGAGCGAGCGGTCCGGCTCGTGGGCGTCGGCGGCGGGGTCGCGGTCGTCGTCGCGGTCGGGTGGCTGGTCGCGGTCGGGTGGCTGGTCGCGGTCGGGTGGCGCCCCCCGACCGGCCGGGCGCTCGCGACCGACGTACTAATCGGGGTGGCTGGATGGTCCTGA
- the cobS gene encoding adenosylcobinamide-GDP ribazoletransferase — protein sequence MVLTALRGALGFLTRLPVGRDEEAWAAFARSPWTFPVVGYLTGAVAAAPLLLAGPPASVPAPTVALGFVVAVYAITGIGHLDGVADLGDAAVVHGDREARRAVLKDSALGVGGTVALALVVLGLATGALGLLERGLAADAGRVPLAALGLVVTAEVGAKAATATLVCVGDAPHEGLGSALTDESGLKALPAVAALAAPAVLLPWPRVLPGVAALGAALATAAVVAAWSRRRLGGVSGDVLGATTELARVAALHAGVIAWTCC from the coding sequence ATGGTCCTGACCGCGCTCCGCGGCGCGCTCGGCTTCCTCACCCGGCTCCCGGTCGGCCGCGACGAGGAGGCGTGGGCGGCGTTCGCTCGGTCGCCGTGGACGTTCCCCGTCGTCGGGTACCTCACCGGCGCCGTGGCCGCGGCACCGCTGCTCTTGGCCGGGCCGCCCGCCTCGGTGCCCGCCCCGACGGTCGCGCTCGGCTTCGTCGTCGCGGTGTACGCGATCACCGGCATCGGCCACCTCGACGGCGTCGCGGACCTCGGAGACGCGGCGGTCGTCCACGGGGACCGCGAGGCGCGCCGCGCGGTGTTGAAGGACTCGGCGCTCGGCGTCGGCGGGACGGTCGCGCTCGCGCTCGTCGTCCTCGGACTGGCGACCGGCGCGCTCGGGCTGCTCGAACGCGGCCTCGCCGCCGACGCCGGGCGCGTCCCCCTCGCCGCCCTCGGGCTGGTCGTCACCGCGGAGGTCGGCGCGAAGGCGGCGACCGCGACGCTCGTCTGCGTCGGCGACGCGCCGCACGAGGGGCTCGGCTCCGCGCTGACCGACGAGTCTGGCTTAAAGGCGCTCCCGGCGGTCGCCGCGCTGGCGGCGCCGGCCGTCCTCCTCCCGTGGCCGCGGGTCCTTCCGGGGGTCGCGGCGCTCGGGGCCGCGCTGGCGACGGCGGCGGTCGTCGCCGCCTGGTCCCGCCGGCGGCTCGGGGGCGTCTCCGGCGACGTGCTGGGCGCGACGACGGAGCTGGCTCGCGTCGCCGCGCTCCACGCGGGGGTGATCGCATGGACGTGCTGCTGA